Sequence from the Leishmania donovani BPK282A1 complete genome, chromosome 16 genome:
GCGCGCGGTGGATATTTTGGCGAACAGACGACGATATGAGTCTACATCTTCAGTGTCTCAGCAGCAACCTCGGAGGGCACCGGTGCTGCCACTGACAGGTATTCCTCTGCAGATAGCTGTGTGGCCGTATGTTGTGTGAGAAACTCAGAAAACGTTATGGCAGCCTTTCGAAACATCCGGTGGCAAGGTTGCAAAAAGTCTTCTGAGTCATCATGACCATGGAGTCACGCGTCTCAAGAGTCTGGCCGCTTACGTCCTCGGTGCCGTGTATGCAACTGCTTTAAAACAGGGGTGCAGGGCAACGGCACCCCTTTACGAGCGCTTGACGGGAAGCGatgcggtggaggaggtcTATGATTGCGCTTCattctctcttttcgcgcGTTTGCAGGGGCTGTCGGCGCTATCGCAGGTGCTATCGGCGTCCGAGTCTGAGGGCGAGGCTGTTGCCGGGCTCGGTGCGTCCCAGGAAATATCCCGCAGTTTAGGGTAGCACTTACCAATGTGGCGGGTGAGCATGTCTGCTGAGGTGAAGACATCTGGAAGATCGCCCTCGCAGGTGACTGTGATGTTGTACCCAATGTGGAGGAATTCGTTTCCCTGGTACTTGAGTGAGACGATCAAGGCAGTGGGACCGGTCGGATCTGGGATGTCGGCCACGTTGGGGGGATCGCTCTCAATAGTGAACTCGTGCCTGCCGAGCGTTGTGAAGGGGCCAACCTCCATCTCGTCTAGCTCCTGGTCTACAGGGAAGTCCCACACTGGCGACCAGGTGAAGGTCACGTCGATAGCATCCTTAGGTGGCTTTTCAAACACGTCAAGCACTAGGTGCAAGCGAATGGGGGTGTCGAACTTGCTGGGGTTCGGGCCCAGCACCTGCACtttgcgcagctccacccGCGTTGTCATTGGTGCCTTGCCTCGCAGACGGGAACTGAGTGCCGCTGAGAGAAAAGCTGGGAGTCTTCGGCGCAGTTTCCGGGCAAGTaaacggagggagggggtgaaaGAGCAGCGAGTTGATGAAAATCATTGAAGGGAACAGAAGGAGACACGCGGAGGGGTGAGGCTCTGGTCGCTTCTGTGCTCGTGCTCGTACCAGAACAAGTTTCGTGCTTTGGCATGCGCAGGCCGCGTTCGACAGGCGGTGGTTTTAGGTGTTGGCGTGGctgtcgcgcagcggcgcaggggagcagatgcgcgcgcttgtatgtttttttctttgctgtgTGTTCGGCTACCCTGTTTCCTTGGCACCGCCTTAACTTGTCGTGTGCATTGCTTAGCAAAACCCAGcaacggcacacgcgcgcgtatCAACAAACTGGCGAACAATCGAGCCTCCTCTTGCGCGTCGACGTGGACGAGTGTCTCGCTACAGTCGCCCGGCTGACCGCCGTGCCATGTCAGCTGTGTTGAGAGAGTGCCAGGGTAGCACGGTAGCGCTTCCAGGCTGATTCAGGTGCCATTTCTGGTGGTGCTTCGCGAGCTCGTATTCCTCGATGGTGGCGGGGAAATCGCGATCGGTCGGTGGGCGGATGTAGTGTGCACTGCGTCGTCCAGCGCTGGGGTGGGCATAGCGGCTCTCGTCCTCGTACCACTGCGCCAGCCAGCCCCGCTTGCGCGAATGCGTTGCAAAGTTCTCCAGCCCTTTCCTCTCCggcagctcctgctccaTAAAGGTGGGGAACTCCTCCGGGTGTAGCTCCTGGTAGAGGCCCTCGTGAGACATGTACACATTTGTGAAGGAGCCACCggcctcctcgagcagctggaTTGCTTTCGCCGACGCGTTCTGCAGCTCGATGTGCAGCGGGTAAGGTACACGCTCCACGTTACCGGCAAGCAGTACCATCCCCGGCCACACGACTTCGCGATCGGCGATCACCTTCGCATTGCGAAGGTGATACAGGGTGATGGTCTCATTCGGGTTTAGTCGGCCCGTATCCACAGCCCACAGCAGTTTGCTGAGGCTCAGTCGCGAGAAGGACGCCTTGCCTTCGTACCGGTTGCGCGGGCCGCCGGCGGACACGCGTGGTGCCAGCATGAAGCGAGGCGTCATCTTCCGCTCCTGCCACTGCCCCTTGGCAAAACCACGCCGTGCATCGTTGTAGCTACGAGAGTACTTCCAGCTACCCCCGATCTTCATCCATCCCATCTTGATGACGTTATGCCCGCTGCGAGGCCCAACGTACTCGGGTGACTGCGTCAGATCCATCCAGCTCTGTGTTATCTGCGGGTTGATGTACTGGTCCCAATGAGACCATTTGTGCGTAGTGGTGCGCTCATTGAGCCGCGTCCCAACAACGGGGAGCGGGTGATCTGCATCGAACTCTTTCCTGCCCTCATAGTCCTTCCAGCTGAGGCGCGGTTTGGCGAGGAGGTTGTTCTCGTAGATAAGCGGGAAGATGGACTGTACGGGGTTAAAGTGGAAAGGCACAGTTTGACGAACAGGATGAAACAGGCGGTATCGCCGCTGTACGGCGGAGATAGAGAGCATGATCGCCCTGTTACGGAGAGACGGGGACGTTAGGCCACATGGAATGTGGCGTGGGGAGAGCAAGATgaggggaggtggagaaggacAGGTGCACGCTGGTcgaagaaagcgagagaggtaAAAGAACAAAGGAATATTGTCTGCACATCTCCGTGTCGCCTTGCACAGGCGTCAAAGGGAGAGAACTGCGCAAGAGGCTTGCAGCTCCAGCTGTGCGGCGTCGATTTGCTGAAGCAGTgggcaaagagagagagagaaacgatCGGCAGAATGTATTTCTCTTCTTGACGTAGTCTACAACCGTCTACGGCACGGCTGATACATACCGGCGAAATAGTCAAATACGTTCTACCTCTGGAGCAAAGAGGCAGCCACGGGTGCTATACATTACATCGTACTGGAACAAACCACCGGAGCCGCAACTCAtcagcaaaaaaaaaaacgtgtaCCGGAGATGTTCATCCGACTCCGGTGGAGCGACATGAAACTACCCTATTGGTGTTCGCCCTTGTTAGGCGCTGTCGGTAATGTTCAGGCTTCACAAGAGCTGCAACGCATCGATGGCCTTCAGAGCTTCCGCAGCCACCCCCTCGGCGGAGACAGTGGCATCGATGCCACGGTAGCAGTGCTGGTAGGAAGTGGTGACCTCTATTCTGCGCACATCGTAGTGCTCGTAGTTTTTCGCaatcgccgtcgcctcttcGGTGTTTTTGGATGGGTCAGCCGCGGTGAAGATGgcgcgctccagcgccactgcTAGTGGGACCTGCAGCTCAAAGACTTGCTGAGGAAATATCCCCGACGTCTGCAGCTGAATCGCGTCTGCGCGCGTTTGCGGGAAGCCGTCCAGGACCCAGCCCTTACCATCCTTCTGCAGAGTTTTCAGCTCGCCGAGCACACCAGCTGGCATCGCCATGTCTCCGGCAGCCGCGGAAGTAGCAGCAACGTGCGTGATGCCATAGTGGGCAGCCAACTTGGCCGCCAGCGTGGttttgccgctgccgggTGGACCGGTGATGATGATGTGAAGGGAGGTCGGCCTGCGGAAGGCCTCCTCGAGGAAAAGGAGTGGGTCTGCCGGCATCTTCAGCACCAAGTTGTGCATCGCTTCATCTAGAATCGACTGAATGCCCTTCGACTCAAAGTACTgcagggcggcagcggagatggTCCCGGTGGACATTGTGTCGGCGCGCACAGTAGACAGGGAAAGATAGAGGGAGACAGTACGGCGGGAGAACGTCGACACGTGCGTTGCCGGCCAGCGCTCTCTTACGCAAGCTGAGGGTCGAAGAGTACcagaagaggaaggagggggagacgaCAAAGAGGCCGTGACACAAATGGGCGTAGTGtagaggcggcagcgtgcatACGGCAAAGCTGCCATGAGCCGGGCTCCCTTCCATGGAGTGGTGGACAACAGAGGGGCGGGAAGAAGGGGCGTACCTCGTGGTAGGAGGGCATAGAGACACCACAACAAAACCACTCCCGTGCACTCCCGAACCTCTCTGCGTTGCACGGACCCTACGTGGAGAAACACCCCGAATCCGCAGGCAGTGGACGTGCGCTACTAAGAGTGCGAGATAGGGGTAGGGCAAAGATCGGGAAGTTAATCGCGGCAGGTGGCACTCATTAAGCCGTGGCGCGCAAAAAAGGGATCGCTGCGTTGGCTAGTTGAGCTCGAACTCGATCTTGTAGCACCGCTGCGCAAGGTCTTCCGCCGTCAGTCGGAGGGTCAGCTCCAAGTGCTCATTGAGGCGGTGAAACGAAACGGTCTTCTCATCGCGGAACTCACGGGGCAGGAGAACCGTGGTCTGCTTCCAGTGCGTTGGTGGGGCGAGTGGAGAGGTGTCGAGGATGGCGTCGCCGTAGCTGACCTGAAACCACAGTGTAAAACCCTCCACAGTGAACCGCCCTGTCTCGTCGAGACTAGCCCTCGCGGAGGCGCCGGTGACCGAAGTCGAGAAGTCAAAGGTTCGTGCCGCCACGATGTTGGCGAGCTCGCCAACCGCAAGTGTGTCAAAGCAGCCTTCCCAAAAGACTACACCGTCGTGCAGTAAAGAACGCTGCGGCATGACGTCCACCAAGGGCGACGTCGCGTCAATGTGCTCCTCGAAGTCGAGTTTGCCGAGGGCATGCAGGGAGACACCGTCGACGGAGTCCCAAAAGGCGGCGAAGGTTTCCGCGTAGTAAGGCTTCAGTGTGATGGGCGCCACCAGGAGGCGCCCGTGGGACGGAAGCATGCAGACGGTAAGCGAAGACTGAAGGGCTGCGTTCACGTCGTGGAAAAAGTCACGGGCTCGTAGCACTGAGGGCAGCATGCATTCATGGAAGAGGTAGAAGCCCATCCACTCCGATACTACaagcgcgacgccgccgtggaggcgaaCGCATGGGTGTTCGTTCAGAAATGCctcgacgccggcagcgacaaGTTTCTCGACCGTGGATGCGATGACGGTGACGCGGCCAGACAGGCCGTTGTCGGCAAAAACGCGTTGTTGCAGTTTCGCGATGGACGACGCCTCAAGAGAGAATACGTGCGCGGCACCTGATTGGGCTGCCCAGCAGGACAAGATGCCTGAGCCGGAGCCCacatccaccaccaccttgcCCTCAATAACAGACCTGTCAGTGAGGAGGGCCTTGTAGAAGTCCATGCGCGGACGATCGCGAAGCATCACCTTGTGGACGCTGAGGTCCGCGTAGCTCTCAAAGTATTGATCATCCTTGGAGGCGTTAGATGCGTAGTCCTCTTGATGCTGCATGCGGCCGACGAAGAAAAAGTGGCGGCTGAGGTTGAAAAGGAATGACACAGACCCTCGCGGTAGGAGGGAAGGGCGGAGAGGAACGGCTTAGCACAGCAACGGCGAGAAACACGTAGAAAATAGGGATGAGGAaagcgaggcagagagagagagatagtATGGCACACCCGCAGTACCATCCGCTACCCGCCGGTAGAAAAGAACAGGCATGTGCGTCTGGGAACACTGgcggaaggagaagggggacTGATGAGCTGCGCTTACCACTCTGGTTCTGACGGCGGTTTTGTGCTGCTTTCGAGGGCAAGGCAGACAGCAGACAACGACCCGGGTcacacggcagcggccgtaTTCTTTACTCGTGACTGTGGAAACAGAAAACTCGTTTAGGATGCGGTgtcgcctctcctcctggTTTGCGTGGATACGCCAACCAACCAGCCTTACTTTATTTGCAGCGTCCGtcagaagggggaggggaggacgCTACGCTGCGCAGTGTGCCAAGATCGGCGAGAATACGTGCACCAACAGAACAAGTTGGATCATGGCTGCTGTCGGGTTCAGAaggtggagaagcagcaccCGCTACTTTGGCCACAAGCACAAGTACCTGGAGTTCACAAATGCTGGAGGGAGCAAAGTCATGTTGccgctttctctttctttttttttgctgcgCGCATTTACTCGATCTGGAAAATGGATGCGACACCCTTGGAGAGCTTGCGAACGCGCTGGAATAGCTGGCACGCCAGCTCGGCATCTCCGTGACTTTCGGCGAGGCGCGCCTCCTGGTACGCATTAAACGCCTTCACATCTGCCTCAGAAGTGAAAATGGCGGGTGTACGGTGGTAGAGCAGGTCTGCGCGGCAGATGTATTTGTGCccctgcagcaccggcgcccCTTCGTGTAGCAGGTTGTAGTAGAAGAATGCGGCTGAGCCCTTCTTGGGGTAGACGGCTCCCACCCGTTGCGTTGCGTTGCCGCGGTACTGGTTCTCCTTCTCGTCCAGGTACATGACGTTGCACTGCTCACCCGCAAAGATAAAGGTCTCTCCGCCATGCAAGCAGTCATTGAGGTAGATGAGCAGCGTGTAGAAGGAGCGGGTATTGAGGTCCAAAATGGTGGAACCGTCCACGTGGGGCATAAAGTGGCCACCGGGGTGGTAGCGGCCGAACAGAAGATTTTCGGAGAGGGCGTGGGGCACCCACGTGCCGGCGAGCTCACGCTCGAAAAACTCTTCGGCGTTAGGCATATCTTCCGAAAAAAACTTCGGCTTGAGAGAGACGACACGGGCAATGCGCTCGTACAGCTTCGCCGAGAGGTGCGGAAAGTTCGCCTCGATGGTGTCCACGACGCGCACCGCTTTAGAGGCGCTGTCGCACGTGGCTTCTCCGTCGGCGTCGTGGTGGTTCTTCTGGAGCCAGAAAGTGTAGCCCACCTTCTCGCAGGCCGCCACGAGTTGGTCGCACTCTTCGTGCGTCAAAAAGTTTTCGAGCACAATGCAGTCGGCCTTGCCGTCGCCTACGGACAccatcgccggcgtcggG
This genomic interval carries:
- a CDS encoding anti-silencing protein a-like protein, producing MTTRVELRKVQVLGPNPSKFDTPIRLHLVLDVFEKPPKDAIDVTFTWSPVWDFPVDQELDEMEVGPFTTLGRHEFTIESDPPNVADIPDPTGPTALIVSLKYQGNEFLHIGYNITVTCEGDLPDVFTSADMLTRHIGKCYPKLRDISWDAPSPATASPSDSDADSTCDSADSPCKRAKRENEAQS